From a single Miscanthus floridulus cultivar M001 chromosome 8, ASM1932011v1, whole genome shotgun sequence genomic region:
- the LOC136470496 gene encoding uncharacterized protein: MKIVIVLVLLFSILVSSTVEKFDFFYLIQQVMTVHLVCGRAATSRTRASRRRAVGLWPEVWGSRTWSSTSAQGPKAKHDLAAILTGVGILPSDTETYPLSSVRDAIVQGTV, from the exons ATGAAGATTGTGATCGTATTGGTGCTGCTGTTTTCTATCCTCGTCTCGTCCACCGTGGAGAAGTTCGATTTCTTCTACCTTATTCAACAGGTGATGACAGTGCATT tggTCTGTGGCAGGGCTGCTACTTCCCGGACACGGGCAAGCCGGCGGCGGGCTGTAGGCCTGTGGCCTGAGGTCTGGGGATCCCGGACCTGGAGCAGCACGAGCGCTCAAGGGCCCAAGGCGAAGCACGACCTGGCCGCGATACTCACGGGCGTCGGTATCCTGCCGTCGGACACCGAGACGTACCCACTGAGCAGCGTCAGGGACGCCATCGTGCAGGGGACCGTGTAA